One region of Xyrauchen texanus isolate HMW12.3.18 chromosome 11, RBS_HiC_50CHRs, whole genome shotgun sequence genomic DNA includes:
- the LOC127651780 gene encoding thymosin beta-b, giving the protein MEDKPDISEISQFDKAKLKKTETQEKNTLPTKETIEQEKKCEA; this is encoded by the exons ATGGAAGACAAACCAGATATCAGTGAGATCTCTCAGTTTGACAAAGCTAAGCTGAAGAAAACTGAGACACAGGAGAAGAATACTCTTCCAACCAAAGAAA CCATTGAACAGGAGAAGAAATGTGAGGCATGA
- the slc25a51a gene encoding mitochondrial nicotinamide adenine dinucleotide transporter SLC25A51, translated as MHHHDVTSGPYHEPLIGCQRVPMPSIDHLKQGSADQDEAEVNGQHQGSLQNQNHYMCGSVAAFTNIAITFPMHKALFRQQLFGLRALEAVRQLQKDGLRTLYRGILPPLLQKSSTIAVMFGLYEDFSRLLRLHAPLAPELLTQSVAAILAGTAEAIFTPFERIQTLLQDPRHHGNLQNTAHVFRMLLQQHGIQELYRGLVPILLRNGPSNALFFGLRGPIKELLPEVETKAGHLVNDFLCGGILGAGLGVLFYPLNVVKSHAQVQIGGEFKSSRVILATILKERDGKVNRLFRGVHLNYQRSIISWGIINATYELLLKMF; from the coding sequence ATGCACCATCATGATGTCACTTCTGGCCCTTATCATGAACCTTTGATTGGCTGTCAACGAGTACCAATGCCCTCCATCGACCATTTGAAACAGGGGTCAGCAGACCAAGATGAGGCAGAAGTCAATGGCCAACATCAAGGGTCACTGCAGAATCAGAATCACTACATGTGTGGCTCTGTTGCAGCGTTCACCAACATAGCCATCACATTTCCCATGCACAAGGCATTGTTCCGCCAGCAGCTGTTTGGTTTGCGGGCTTTGGAAGCTGTGCGGCAACTCCAGAAGGACGGCTTACGTACTCTATACCGTGGCATCCTCCCTCCCCTGCTCCAGAAAAGCAGCACCATTGCAGTTATGTTCGGACTCTATGAGGACTTCTCCCGGTTGTTACGGCTACATGCTCCTCTAGCCCCCGAACTGTTGACACAGAGTGTCGCAGCAATTCTGGCAGGAACAGCTGAAGCTATCTTCACCCCGTTTGAGAGGATACAAACTCTTCTCCAGGACCCGCGGCATCATGGAAACTTACAAAACACTGCGCATGTTTTCCGGATGCTGCTACAGCAACATGGTATTCAAGAGCTTTACCGTGGCCTTGTCCCAATCCTACTGAGAAATGGCCCTAGCAATGCTTTATTCTTTGGCTTGCGTGGACCAATTAAAGAGCTCCTTCCCGAGGTGGAGACTAAGGCTGGGCATTTGGTTAATGACTTCTTATGTGGAGGGATTCTGGGAGCAGGCCTTGGTGTGTTGTTTTACCCTCTAAATGTAGTTAAGTCTCACGCACAGGTGCAGATTGGTGGGGAGTTTAAGTCCAGCAGGGTGATATTGGCGACTATTTTGAAAGAGAGGGATGGGAAGGTGAACCGCCTCTTTCGGGGTGTACATTTAAACTACCAGAGATCAATTATCTCATGGGGAATTATAAATGCTACATATGAGCTTTTACTGAAAATGTTCTGA